CCCACCACGTCGGACCACGCCAGCCGGTCGATGGCCACCGCCACCCGGTTGGCTTCACCCGGGGGCGTGTGCAGGACGACGAGCGCCTCGCCGGCCGGCTCTATGCTCAGGACTCCCTCCGAAATGCGAAGCTCGTCCGGGTCCGCGGGCGGCCGGATCGAGGCGGACCGCCGGTAGGCGCCATCCACCTTGACCAGCCGCAGTGCCGCGATGTCACGGCTGACCGATGACTGGGTGACGTCCCATCCCTCGGAGGCCAGCGCCTCCGCCAGCTCCTCCTGGGTACGGACCGCACGAGTGCTGATCAGCTCGAGGATCTTGAGGTGGCGCTTGCGCCGGTCGGTCGTCATCCTGCCCGAGCCCGGGTGCGGCCGGCCAGCCGCTGCATCGCGGCGTCGAAGCGCCGCCGCTCGCGCGCGGCCCAGCTCCGCGCGCGCCGGATTCGAGCGCGCGCCTGGGGGAGACCCAGATCACCGAGCCCCCCGGCGGACGACCGCCGGGCCAGGATGTGGGTGGGGGCTGGAGAAACGAATCGCTCGCCACGGGTGAGCGCGGCCGCCACCTCCCGATGCGCCAGGCGGAACGGCTGACCCAGCTCGACCCGGCGCATGACCTCGTCGGTCGCCAACGTCCCGCCCGCGAGCGCGGCCGAGCAGCGCGCGCGATCGACGCCAAGCCGGGGAACCGCGCTCGCCATCATCCCGAGCATCGCCGCGGTGCGGTCGAGCCCGCGCATGAGCGGCTCCTTCAGAAGCTGGAAGTCCCGATGGTAACCGCCGGCGAGCTTGCCCTTGATCTGCAGCACGGCGACGAGGTCCCCCTCCAGCGCGGCGGCCCGGGCCCGGGTGAGCTCGAACAGATCGGGATTGCGCTTGTGGGGCATGATGCTCGACCCGGTGGCGAGCTCCGCCGGCAGGATCAGGTAGCCGAACTCCTCCGCGCTCAGGAGAATCACGTCCGCCGAGAGCCGCTGCAGCTCGTGGCCCAGCTGGGAGCACCAGAAGAGCGCGGCGGCCTCCAGCTTGCCCCGCCCGCCCTGCACCGTAGCGACGTTCCGGTCCAGCCCGCCGAAGCCGAGCGCCCGCGCCACCAGCGCCCGGTCGAGCGGGAGCGGCACGCCGTACCCCGCCGCGCTTCCCAGCGGCGAGCGATCCACCTGGGTCCACAGCGCCGGAAGCGCCTCGATCGTATCGAGCATGCCTTCCGCGTACGCTCCCGCCCAGAGCCCGACCGATGACGGCATGGCTCGGCGCTGATGGGTGTAGCCGGGCCAGAGCACCGTCCGGTGGCGGGAGGCAAAGGAGACCAGCTCCTCCGCCAGCGCAAGCGCCGCCTGGTGCAGCGACCAGAGGGAGTGCTTGAGGAAGAGCCGCAGGTCGCAGGCAACCTGATCGTTTCGCGACCGACCCGTGTGGAGCCGCTCGCCGATGCCCGGCAGGCGCCGCGTCAGCCATTCCTCGACCGCGGTATGGATGTCCTCGTGACGGCGCGCGACCGCCAGATGCCCCGAATCCACCGCCGCCAGCGCCTGCCGAAGCCCGCGGCGGAGCCGGCCGTACTCGGCGCCGCTCAGGAGACCCGCGGCGCGGAGCCCTTCGATGTGCCCCAGGCTGCCGAGCACGTCCCACCGCAGCAGCCGCGAATCCCATGGCCGGTCGTCACCAGCGGTGTACTCGAGCACCGCCCGGTCGGGGGCGCTCGAGGCGCTCCAGAGGGTGGTCGGCCTGGCCACGCCGCTAGTGCTCCCCGAGATACGCGGTCACGAGCCCGGCGTAGAACTCGCGCGCGGCGGTGACCTCGGGCAGATCGACGTACTCGTCGGCCGTGTGCGAGCGCCGGCTGGTGCCGGGGCCGCACTTGATCGCGTCGGTGTGCCGGAGAAAAACCCAGTCGGAGCAGGTCGGACTCCCGAAGGTCCTGGCCTTGGGACGGACCCGGCGGGCCGCGGCGAGAAGCGGTGAGCCCGGGGGCGTCTCGCAGGGGACCATGCGCCGGGAGGTGACCACGACCGTCGACTCGAGCGCGCGCTGCAGCACCTGGGTGATCTCCTCGTGGCTCCAGTCCGGCGTGCTGCGGATGTCGAGCACGGCCTTGGCCACGGGTGGCGTCACGTTGCGGCTGATGCCCGCCTCCAGCATCGTCGGCGTCGCGGTGGTCTGACCCAGCACCGGATGCGCTCGGGAATCGAAAAGGTCCTGCAGCCGCAGCAGGTCGCGTGCGAGGACCAGCGCGGCGTTGGTGAAATCCCCATCGGCCGACGCGTAGCCGGCGTGACGCTGGTGCCCCTGGGCGATCAGGTCGGCCATGAGGAGCCCCCGTTGCGCAACGGCGACGTCGAGACTGGTCGGCTCGCCGACCACCGCCGCCTCGATAGCGCCCGCGCGGGCGACCGCCCGCTCCATCGTGGTGTTCTTGGTCTCCTCGCCGTACCCGA
This Gemmatimonadales bacterium DNA region includes the following protein-coding sequences:
- a CDS encoding lyase family protein, which encodes MARPTTLWSASSAPDRAVLEYTAGDDRPWDSRLLRWDVLGSLGHIEGLRAAGLLSGAEYGRLRRGLRQALAAVDSGHLAVARRHEDIHTAVEEWLTRRLPGIGERLHTGRSRNDQVACDLRLFLKHSLWSLHQAALALAEELVSFASRHRTVLWPGYTHQRRAMPSSVGLWAGAYAEGMLDTIEALPALWTQVDRSPLGSAAGYGVPLPLDRALVARALGFGGLDRNVATVQGGRGKLEAAALFWCSQLGHELQRLSADVILLSAEEFGYLILPAELATGSSIMPHKRNPDLFELTRARAAALEGDLVAVLQIKGKLAGGYHRDFQLLKEPLMRGLDRTAAMLGMMASAVPRLGVDRARCSAALAGGTLATDEVMRRVELGQPFRLAHREVAAALTRGERFVSPAPTHILARRSSAGGLGDLGLPQARARIRRARSWAARERRRFDAAMQRLAGRTRARAG
- a CDS encoding M20/M25/M40 family metallo-hydrolase; the protein is MPDEVQLLRDIVAIPSVSGDEATLASFLEETARGWGLEVTRDDAAVRVELRGRAPGATIALVSHLDVVPPGSGWTRDPFTPFIEDGRLYGRGSGDAKASVAAMLCAAKDLLDAGGLAAGRLLVLLGYGEETKNTTMERAVARAGAIEAAVVGEPTSLDVAVAQRGLLMADLIAQGHQRHAGYASADGDFTNAALVLARDLLRLQDLFDSRAHPVLGQTTATPTMLEAGISRNVTPPVAKAVLDIRSTPDWSHEEITQVLQRALESTVVVTSRRMVPCETPPGSPLLAAARRVRPKARTFGSPTCSDWVFLRHTDAIKCGPGTSRRSHTADEYVDLPEVTAAREFYAGLVTAYLGEH